From Actinomyces procaprae:
GGACATAGGTTGGCACTCCTGTGCAGAAACTGTGTTTCGCACAGGATAGAGAATCCCGTCCCAGAGCGTGCCTCATCCGTAGGGATGATCCCGAGCCCAGAGTCCTCCTCAGGGAGAACCCCAACACCTCCTCCGGGGGCGGGACCGGCAGGTGCGTGAATACCGCCAGGCCGCCCCAGCTGTCTCGGGTAGGAACCTTTCAGCGCCGGCGCAGCAGCGGCTTGGGATGGTAGCGGTGGAACTTGCGGTCGTGGTTCAGCTTCTGGGCAGCCACCAGCAGGCGCCGGCGCAGGGAGCGCTCGGCGGGGTCGAGGAGCGGGTCTACGGCGCGCGGAGCCAGCCGCAGAACACGCCTACGCAGGGCGGGATCGTCGAGCTGATGGAGGACGAGGTGATGCGGAAGCAGGCTGTAGAGCACTTCTCTGCGGGCCTCGCGGCGGGGGCCGGGACGGCCGTCGACCAGGTCCGAGATCATGGGCACCATCGGGTTCACCCCGGCGGCACTCATGTAGAACGAGTTCCTGCCGATGCGGGGGTTGACCTCGAAGAAGATCGCCCGGCCGTCGCGCGGATCAATCTTGATGTCGAAGTTGGCGAATCCCCGGTAGCCGACCGAGGCGAGCAGTCGCTCGGCCCCGTCCCACAGCTCGGGGTAGGGCTGGGTGATCATGGCGACCGGGTTGCCGATGAGCGTGGGGGCGTGATCCTCGAGGAGCACCCGTGCCGAGCCGATCAGCGTCGTCTCCCCCGTGGAGGCGACATATGCGGTCACCGAGCGCATGGCGTCGTCGTCACCGGGGATGCGCTCCTGAATCAGGAAGGTGGAGCCGAAGCCGGCCCGCCGCAGGTCCTCCCACAGCGCGTGCAGCTGCTCCGGCGTGTCGAGGAAGTAGATCTTCCGCTTGCCCTCGAACTCCAGGTCGTCCCAGTCGGAGCCGATGGCGGCCTTGCCCACCAGGGGGAAGGGGATGCCGATCTGCGGATCGCCGTCGGCCAGGTCCGCGCCCGTGACCTCCACCTGCCGGGGCGTGTGCAGCCCCAGGGCGGCGCAGGCCTGCACGA
This genomic window contains:
- a CDS encoding carboxylate--amine ligase; translation: MPRSQRQTPSRPDLLPVVIGGDIGAYALARQLHDATGQRVKLLSARPIEAISLSAYIDVVPQASTDTAAMLARLHELVEGRGERSAVVMANRDSVARDLAAHRDELEPRYVVPFPSVQAMDELSNKVGFVQACAALGLHTPRQVEVTGADLADGDPQIGIPFPLVGKAAIGSDWDDLEFEGKRKIYFLDTPEQLHALWEDLRRAGFGSTFLIQERIPGDDDAMRSVTAYVASTGETTLIGSARVLLEDHAPTLIGNPVAMITQPYPELWDGAERLLASVGYRGFANFDIKIDPRDGRAIFFEVNPRIGRNSFYMSAAGVNPMVPMISDLVDGRPGPRREARREVLYSLLPHHLVLHQLDDPALRRRVLRLAPRAVDPLLDPAERSLRRRLLVAAQKLNHDRKFHRYHPKPLLRRR